A stretch of the Conger conger chromosome 3, fConCon1.1, whole genome shotgun sequence genome encodes the following:
- the polr2g gene encoding DNA-directed RNA polymerase II subunit RPB7, with protein MFYHISLEHEILLHPRYFGPNLLNTVKQKLFTEVEGTCTGKYGFVIAVTTIDNIGAGVIQPGRGFVLYPVKYKAIVFRPFKGEVVDAVVTQVNKVGLFTEIGPMSCFISRHSIPSEMEFDPNSNPPCYKTVDEDIVIQQDDEIRLKIVGTRVDKNDIFAIGSLMDDYLGLVS; from the exons ATGTTTTATCAT ATTTCTTTGGAGCATGAGATCTTGCTCCACCCACGCTATTTTGGCCCAAACCTGCTGAACACTGTCAAACAGAAGCTTTTCACAGAAGTGGAGGGGACATGCACAGGAAA gtatgGCTTTGTCATTGCCGTGACAACCATTGACAACATCGGGGCAGGGGTCATCCAGCCAGGCAGGGGATTTGTCCTTTACCCTGTCAAGTACAAGGCCATCGTCTTCCGGCCATTCAAAGGGGAAGTTGTGGATGCAGTTGTTACTCAAGTCAACAAG GTTGGACTTTTCACAGAAATTGGTCCTATGTCTTGTTTCATCTCTCGTCAT TCAATTCCATCAGAAATGGAGTTTGATCCAAACTCCAATCCTCCTTGTTATAAGACTGTGGATGAG GACATTGTAATCCAACAGGATGATGAAATTCGCTTGAAGATAGTGGGAACCAGAGTGGACAAGAATGACATT TTTGCTATTGGGTCTCTTATGGATGATTATCTGG GTCTGGTcagctga
- the eef1g gene encoding elongation factor 1-gamma: protein MYPMISGQNIFDLLSRSPSTPYFDVARARWPIRHRCAPPFLLSLDLKMAAGTLYTYPENWRAFKAQIAAQYSSAHLKVASAPPAFTFGQTNRTPAFLNNFPLGKVPAFQGDDGFCLFESNAIAYYLSSDALRGSTPQDSAQVLQWVSFADSEIIPPASAWVFPTLGIMQYNKQASEQAKEEVKRVLAVLNQHLNTRTFLVGERVSLADITVVCSLLWLYKQVLDPAFRQPFPNVTRWFLTCINQPQFKAVLGEVKLCEKMAQFDAKKFAEMQPKKDVPKKEKGGKDGGKQDKKEKKEKKEEKKAPAPAPEEDMDECDAALASEPKTKDPFAHLPKSSFVFDEFKRKYSNEDTLTVAVPHFWDQFDREGYSIWYGEYRFPEELSKTFMSCNLITGMFQRLDKLRKNAFASVILFGSNDDSSISGIWVFRGQDLAFTLSDDWQIDYESYEWRKLDVDSEECKTMVKEYFAWEGEFKHVGKPFNQGKIFK from the exons ATGTATCCAATGATCAGtggacaaaacatttttgatttACTTTCCAGAAGCCCATCCACGCCCTATTTCGATGTTGCGCGTGCCCGGTGGCCTATACGTCACAGGTGCGCGCCgcctttccttctttctctcgaCCTGAAGATGGCGGCAGGG ACACTCTACACATACCCAGAGAACTGGAGAGCCTTCAAGGCTCAGATTGCAGCCCAGTACAGCAGTGCCCACCTGAAAGTGGCCAGTGCGCCCCCTGCCTTCACCTTTGGACAGACAAACCGCACCCCTGCTTTCCTCAACAACTTCCCCCTGGGCAAG GTTCCAGCTTTCCAGGGTGATGATGGTTTTTGTCTGTTTGAGAGCAACGCCATTGCTTATTACT TGAGCAGCGATGCCCTGCGTGGTAGCACTCCCCAGGACAGCGCCCAGGTATTGCAGTGGGTGAGCTTTGCTGACTCTGAGATTATCCCCCCAGCCAGCGCCTGGGTCTTCCCCACTCTTGGCATCATGCAGTACAACAAACAG GCTTCAGAGCAGGCCAAGGAGGAGGTGAAGCGTGTGCTTGCTGTCCTGAACCAGCACTTGAACACCCGCACCTTCCTGGTCGGGGAAAGAGTCAGCTTGGCAGACATTACAGTGGTCTGTTCCCTTCTGTGGCTCTATAAACAG GTCCTGGACCCTGCCTTCCGTCAGCCCTTCCCCAATGTGACACGCTGGTTTTTGACCTGCATCAATCAGCCTCAGTTTAAGGCTGTCTTGGGGGAGGTCAAGCTCTGTGAAAAGATGGCCCAGTTTGACG CCAAGAAGTTTGCTGAAATGCAGCCCAAGAAAGATGTCCCCAAGAAAGAGAAGGGAGGCAAGGATGGAGGCAAGCAAGataagaaggagaagaaggaaaagaaggaggagaagaaggccCCTGCCCCAGCTCCTGAGGAGGACATGGACGAGTGTGATGCTGCCCTGGCTTCAGAGCCCAAAACCAAGGACCCATTCGCACATTTGCCTAAGAG TTCATTTGTGTTTGACGAGTTCAAGCGCAAGTATTCCAATGAAGATACACTGACAGTGGCTGTGCCCCACTTCTGGGACCAGTTTGACCGCGAGGGTTATTCAATCTGGTATGGGGAATACCGTTTCCCCGAAGAGCTGTCAAAGACATTCATGAGCTGCAACCTCATCACAG gAATGTTCCAGCGACTGGACAAATTGCGCAAGAACGCTTTCGCCAGCGTCATCCTCTTCGGCTCGAACGATGACAGCAGCATCTCTGGCATCTGGGTGTTCAGAGGACAGGACCTGGCTTTCACG CTTTCCGACGACTGGCAGATTGACTATGAGTCATACGAGTGGCGTAAGCTGGATGTGGACAGCGAAGAGTGCAAGACCATGGTGAAAGAGTACTTTGCATGGGAGGGAGAGTTCAAACATGTAGGCAAGCCTTTCAACCAGGGCAAAATCTTCAAGTGA